Proteins encoded in a region of the Streptomyces sp. PCS3-D2 genome:
- a CDS encoding SCO3374 family protein: MLPTVPPPRVAPGEDAYAAWYGRVLGWTVTGGPPVQLVTGVGFDVLELPSDAGAALLRRPVATGPVAVMGRRMRFLVAPGSAEELDGLLDWLEWGGVALDLTALGEGGRITAPAPPGPPPGGSPRGAAVWLRPPEQGCEALLPALPGPGRPAGPARRPDLVRLVAAAATECHRARLGRRTQGVRQPLAFS; the protein is encoded by the coding sequence GTGCTGCCGACCGTCCCGCCGCCCCGTGTCGCGCCCGGGGAGGACGCGTACGCCGCCTGGTACGGCAGGGTGCTCGGGTGGACCGTGACGGGCGGGCCGCCGGTCCAGCTCGTGACCGGCGTCGGCTTCGACGTGCTGGAGCTGCCGTCGGACGCGGGGGCGGCGCTGTTGCGCCGGCCGGTCGCCACGGGTCCGGTGGCCGTGATGGGTCGCCGGATGCGGTTCCTGGTGGCTCCGGGGAGCGCGGAGGAGCTCGACGGGCTGCTCGACTGGCTGGAGTGGGGCGGGGTCGCCCTGGATCTGACCGCCCTGGGTGAGGGCGGGCGGATCACCGCCCCGGCACCCCCGGGGCCGCCCCCCGGAGGAAGCCCCCGGGGGGCCGCCGTGTGGCTGCGACCCCCCGAGCAGGGGTGTGAGGCGCTGCTGCCGGCCCTGCCGGGCCCCGGGCGGCCCGCAGGGCCCGCTCGCCGGCCCGATCTCGTACGCCTGGTCGCGGCGGCGGCGACGGAGTGCCACCGGGCGCGCCTGGGGCGGCGTACGCAAGGGGTCCGTCAGCCCTTGGCCTTCTCGTAG
- a CDS encoding GlxA family transcriptional regulator, producing the protein MPQESFHGPAGSRPHRVAVLVDENTNPFELGCATELFGLPRPELGRDLYAFALCTPGDRAVMRGRFFTLTETAGLEAAEAADTLIVPSRPDVTRPRHPAVLDAIRRAHARGARLVSFCTGAFALAEAGVLDGRRATTHWQCAELLRARYPEVHVQPDVLFVDDGSILTSAGSAAALDLGLHIIRRDHGAETANTISRRLVFPAHRDGGQQQFIERPMPELPDESLAPLLAWAQERLDAPLSVADLAAEASVSTTTLHRRFRTQLGTTPRAWLTAQRVTLARRLLEHGVTHVDAVARRSGLGTPANLRTVLRRETGLTPSAYRQRFGPGTR; encoded by the coding sequence ATGCCGCAAGAATCCTTCCACGGTCCCGCGGGGTCGCGCCCGCACCGGGTGGCGGTCCTCGTGGACGAGAACACCAATCCGTTCGAACTGGGCTGTGCCACCGAACTCTTCGGCCTGCCCCGGCCCGAACTGGGGCGCGACCTCTACGCGTTCGCGCTCTGCACGCCGGGCGACCGCGCGGTGATGCGAGGCCGCTTCTTCACCCTCACCGAGACGGCAGGCCTCGAAGCCGCCGAGGCCGCCGACACCCTCATCGTCCCGAGCAGACCGGACGTCACCCGCCCCCGCCACCCCGCCGTGCTGGACGCCATACGCCGCGCCCACGCGCGCGGCGCCCGACTGGTCTCCTTCTGCACCGGCGCGTTCGCCCTGGCCGAGGCCGGCGTACTCGACGGCCGCCGGGCCACCACGCACTGGCAGTGCGCGGAACTCCTGCGCGCCCGCTACCCCGAGGTCCACGTACAGCCCGACGTCCTCTTCGTCGACGACGGCAGCATCCTCACCTCCGCGGGCAGCGCCGCCGCACTCGACCTCGGCCTGCACATCATCCGCCGCGACCACGGCGCGGAGACCGCCAACACCATCAGCCGCCGCCTGGTCTTCCCCGCCCATCGCGACGGCGGGCAGCAGCAGTTCATCGAACGCCCCATGCCCGAGCTGCCCGACGAGTCACTGGCACCCCTGCTGGCCTGGGCACAGGAGCGGCTGGACGCCCCGCTCAGCGTCGCGGACCTCGCGGCCGAGGCTTCCGTCAGCACCACCACCCTGCACCGGCGATTCCGCACCCAACTGGGCACCACCCCGCGCGCATGGCTGACCGCGCAGCGCGTCACCCTCGCCCGCCGGCTCCTCGAACACGGGGTCACCCACGTCGACGCCGTCGCCCGCCGCAGCGGACTCGGCACCCCGGCCAACCTCCGCACCGTGCTGCGCCGCGAGACCGGGCTCACGCCGTCGGCTTACCGCCAGCGCTTCGGCCCGGGGACCCGGTAG
- a CDS encoding Lsr2 family protein, producing the protein MAQKVQVLLVDDLDGGEADETVTFALDGKTYEIDLTTANAEKLRGLLDPYTKGGRRTGGRATAARAKGRASAATGNPDTAEIRAWAKENGYNVNDRGRVPAEIREAYEKAKG; encoded by the coding sequence GTGGCACAGAAGGTTCAGGTCCTTCTTGTCGACGACCTCGACGGCGGCGAGGCGGACGAGACCGTGACGTTCGCTCTGGATGGCAAGACCTACGAGATCGACCTCACCACCGCCAACGCTGAAAAGCTCCGCGGTCTGCTCGACCCGTACACCAAGGGCGGCCGCCGCACCGGTGGCCGCGCCACCGCGGCCCGCGCCAAGGGCCGCGCCTCCGCGGCGACCGGGAACCCGGACACGGCCGAGATCCGCGCCTGGGCCAAGGAGAACGGCTACAACGTGAACGACCGCGGACGCGTCCCGGCCGAGATCCGCGAGGCCTACGAGAAGGCCAAGGGCTGA
- a CDS encoding M23 family metallopeptidase produces the protein MSAKRVIARSTRITVGATLGAVLALGAGTTAAFADAPQAAPAAGADAAAAAKKKAGLWDKPLEKYTLSATFGKGGSMWARKHSGQDFAVPVGTPVKAAAAGVVVKAGPNGGGDGPAYGNAIVIKHANNTYSQYAHLSKIQVKVGQKVAVKQRIALSGNTGNSSGPHLHFEIRTTPNYGSALNPVAFLRTNGVTI, from the coding sequence ATGTCCGCGAAGCGCGTCATCGCCCGTTCTACCCGTATCACCGTCGGCGCAACCCTCGGTGCTGTGCTGGCTCTCGGGGCCGGGACGACCGCCGCCTTCGCCGACGCCCCGCAGGCGGCTCCCGCCGCCGGTGCCGACGCCGCCGCGGCGGCGAAGAAGAAGGCCGGGCTGTGGGACAAGCCGCTGGAGAAGTACACGCTGTCCGCGACCTTCGGCAAGGGCGGCAGCATGTGGGCCCGCAAGCACTCCGGCCAGGACTTCGCCGTCCCGGTCGGCACCCCGGTGAAGGCCGCGGCCGCCGGTGTGGTCGTCAAGGCCGGCCCGAACGGCGGCGGTGACGGTCCCGCCTACGGCAACGCCATCGTCATCAAGCACGCCAACAACACGTACTCGCAGTACGCGCACCTGTCGAAGATCCAGGTCAAGGTCGGCCAGAAGGTCGCCGTCAAGCAGCGCATCGCCCTGTCCGGCAACACCGGCAACTCCAGCGGTCCGCACCTGCACTTCGAGATCCGGACCACCCCGAACTACGGTTCCGCCCTCAACCCGGTGGCCTTCCTGCGCACCAACGGCGTCACCATCTGA
- a CDS encoding ATP-dependent Clp protease ATP-binding subunit, with product MFERFTDRARRVVVLAQEEARMLNHNYIGTEHILLGLIHEGEGVAAKALESLGISLEAVRQQVEEIIGQGQQAPSGHIPFTPRAKKVLELSLREALQLGHNYIGTEHILLGLIREGEGVAAQVLVKLGADLNRVRQQVIQLLSGYTGGGKESATAGGPAEGTPSTSLVLDQFGRNLTQAARESKLDPVIGREKEIERVMQVLSRRTKNNPVLIGEPGVGKTAVVEGLAQAIVKGEVPETLKDKHLYTLDLGALVAGSRYRGDFEERLKKVLKEIRTRGDIILFIDELHTLVGAGAAEGAIDAASILKPMLARGELQTIGATTLDEYRKHLEKDAALERRFQPIQVAEPSLPHTIEILKGLRDRYEAHHRVSITDEALVQAATLADRYISDRFLPDKAIDLIDEAGSRMRIRRMTAPPDLREFDEKIAAVRRDKESAIDSQDFEKAASLRDKEKQLLTAKTKREKEWKAGDMDVVAEVDGELIAEVLATATGIPVFKLTEEESSRLLRMEDELHRRVIGQKDAIKALSQAIRRTRAGLKDPKRPGGSFIFAGPSGVGKTELSKTLAEFLFGDEDALISLDMSEFSEKHTVSRLFGSPPGYVGYEEGGQLTEKVRRKPFSVVLFDEVEKAHPDIFNSLLQILEDGRLTDSQGRVVDFKNTVIIMTTNLGTRDISKGFNLGFAAQGDTKTGYDRMKAKVNEELKQHFRPEFLNRVDDTVVFHQLTEEDIIQIVDLMIAKVDERLKDRDMGIELSGDAKLLLAKRGYDPILGARPLRRTIQREIEDVLSEKILFGELRPGHIVVVGKEGEGEEAKFTFRGEEKSALPDLPPIEATGSGPDLSKGA from the coding sequence ATGTTCGAGAGGTTCACCGACCGCGCGCGGCGGGTTGTCGTCCTGGCTCAGGAAGAAGCCCGGATGCTCAACCACAACTACATCGGCACCGAGCACATCCTCCTGGGCTTGATCCACGAGGGTGAGGGTGTCGCCGCTAAGGCCCTGGAGAGCCTCGGGATTTCGCTCGAGGCTGTTCGCCAGCAGGTTGAGGAGATCATCGGTCAGGGCCAGCAGGCCCCGTCCGGCCACATCCCCTTCACCCCGCGGGCGAAGAAGGTCCTGGAGCTTTCGCTCCGAGAGGCCCTCCAGCTCGGCCACAACTACATCGGCACCGAGCACATCCTGCTCGGCCTGATCCGCGAGGGCGAGGGCGTCGCCGCCCAGGTCCTCGTGAAGCTGGGCGCCGATCTCAACCGAGTCCGGCAGCAGGTCATCCAGCTGCTCTCCGGCTACACCGGCGGAGGCAAGGAGTCGGCCACGGCCGGCGGCCCGGCCGAGGGCACGCCCTCGACCTCGCTCGTCCTGGACCAGTTCGGCCGCAACCTCACCCAGGCTGCCCGCGAATCCAAGCTCGACCCGGTCATCGGGCGCGAGAAGGAGATCGAGCGGGTCATGCAGGTGCTCTCCCGCCGTACGAAGAACAACCCGGTCCTCATCGGCGAGCCCGGCGTCGGCAAGACCGCCGTCGTCGAGGGACTGGCGCAGGCGATCGTCAAGGGCGAGGTCCCCGAGACCCTCAAGGACAAGCACCTCTACACGCTTGACCTCGGCGCCCTGGTCGCCGGCTCCCGCTACCGCGGTGACTTCGAGGAGCGCCTGAAGAAGGTGCTCAAGGAGATCCGCACCCGCGGCGACATCATCCTGTTCATCGACGAGCTCCACACCCTCGTGGGTGCGGGCGCCGCCGAGGGCGCGATCGACGCCGCCAGCATCCTCAAGCCCATGCTGGCCCGTGGTGAGCTCCAGACCATCGGTGCCACGACGCTCGACGAGTACCGCAAGCACCTTGAGAAGGACGCGGCCCTCGAACGCCGCTTCCAGCCGATCCAGGTGGCGGAGCCTTCCCTCCCCCACACGATCGAGATCCTCAAGGGCCTGCGCGACCGCTACGAGGCCCACCACCGCGTCTCCATCACGGACGAGGCTCTCGTCCAGGCGGCGACGCTGGCGGACCGCTACATCTCGGACCGCTTCCTCCCGGACAAGGCGATCGACCTGATCGACGAGGCCGGCTCCCGGATGCGCATCCGCCGGATGACCGCGCCGCCGGACCTCCGCGAGTTCGACGAGAAGATCGCGGCCGTGCGCCGGGACAAGGAGTCGGCCATCGACTCCCAGGACTTCGAGAAGGCGGCTTCTCTCCGCGACAAGGAGAAGCAGCTGCTCACGGCGAAGACCAAGCGCGAGAAGGAATGGAAGGCCGGCGACATGGACGTCGTCGCCGAGGTCGACGGCGAGCTCATCGCCGAGGTCCTCGCGACCGCGACCGGCATTCCCGTCTTCAAGCTCACCGAGGAGGAGTCCTCGCGACTGCTCCGCATGGAGGACGAGCTCCACCGTCGGGTCATCGGCCAGAAGGACGCCATCAAGGCGCTCTCCCAGGCGATCCGCCGTACCCGTGCCGGTCTGAAGGACCCGAAGCGCCCGGGCGGCTCGTTCATCTTCGCCGGTCCGTCCGGTGTCGGTAAGACCGAGCTCTCCAAGACGCTCGCCGAATTCCTCTTCGGCGACGAGGACGCGCTGATCTCCCTCGACATGTCGGAGTTCAGCGAGAAGCACACGGTTTCCCGACTCTTCGGCTCGCCCCCCGGTTACGTGGGCTACGAAGAGGGCGGCCAGCTCACCGAGAAGGTGCGCCGGAAGCCGTTCTCCGTCGTCCTCTTCGACGAGGTCGAGAAGGCCCACCCGGATATCTTCAATTCCCTTCTCCAGATCCTGGAGGACGGTCGCCTGACCGACTCCCAGGGCCGGGTCGTGGACTTCAAGAACACGGTCATCATCATGACGACCAACCTGGGTACCCGGGACATCTCGAAGGGCTTCAACCTGGGCTTCGCGGCGCAGGGCGACACGAAGACCGGCTACGACCGGATGAAGGCGAAGGTCAACGAAGAGCTCAAGCAGCACTTCCGGCCCGAGTTCCTGAACCGTGTCGACGACACGGTCGTCTTCCACCAGCTCACCGAGGAAGACATCATCCAGATCGTCGACCTGATGATCGCGAAGGTCGACGAGCGCCTCAAGGACCGCGACATGGGCATCGAGCTGAGCGGCGACGCCAAGCTCCTGCTCGCCAAGCGCGGCTACGACCCGATCCTGGGTGCCCGGCCGCTGCGCCGGACCATCCAGCGCGAGATCGAGGACGTGCTGTCGGAGAAGATCCTCTTCGGCGAGCTGCGGCCCGGTCACATCGTGGTCGTCGGCAAGGAGGGTGAGGGCGAGGAAGCCAAGTTCACCTTCCGCGGCGAGGAGAAGTCGGCCCTGCCGGACCTGCCTCCGATCGAGGCCACGGGTTCCGGACCGGACCTGTCGAAGGGCGCGTAA
- a CDS encoding LamG-like jellyroll fold domain-containing protein: MTDGTNPPSSPQPDPAPGSGYGFPPGPPARDGYGYPAGGGYGHPAGSGGYGYPHPGQQPNPYQQDPGGQQWQPAGTPSQPEQPGPPGFTRLAGPDIPGAAQQPDWEAMAERSDAERRRKKLWMLGGTVTVLALLAGGGTFFLMRGDDAQDAQPSASVSASPEPEDSKSPTAYTATVAGDDTLLRDSYGQTGIRLGSDLKVGALGKRFQVVGRGNGNSWGQSAEPVVDVTKSFTLTARAYSSATKGSRIVMSQGDGESFSFELGVNEVKGKKAWIFRVQTGDKGAAATTRTVTAEGLEVFKTPTLLMATYDAEKKAIALYVDGKKAGETEVPPIWQAPGPLQLGRSRHHNIWTGPWQGGLHNVKVYDMAFTEEQAAGYKQGKLSPAPKPTHGWLLT, encoded by the coding sequence ATGACCGACGGCACGAATCCCCCGAGCAGCCCTCAGCCCGATCCCGCCCCCGGCAGCGGTTACGGGTTCCCGCCGGGACCGCCCGCCCGGGACGGTTACGGCTACCCGGCCGGCGGCGGCTACGGCCATCCGGCCGGCAGCGGCGGCTACGGCTATCCGCACCCCGGGCAGCAGCCGAACCCCTACCAGCAGGACCCGGGCGGTCAGCAGTGGCAGCCCGCGGGCACTCCGAGCCAGCCCGAGCAGCCCGGCCCGCCGGGGTTCACGAGGCTGGCCGGCCCGGACATACCCGGTGCGGCGCAGCAGCCGGACTGGGAGGCCATGGCCGAGCGCTCCGATGCCGAGCGGCGCCGGAAGAAGCTGTGGATGCTGGGTGGCACGGTGACCGTGCTGGCGCTCCTCGCCGGCGGTGGAACGTTCTTCCTGATGCGCGGCGACGACGCGCAGGACGCCCAGCCCTCGGCCTCGGTCTCGGCCTCGCCCGAGCCGGAGGACTCCAAGTCACCGACCGCGTACACCGCCACCGTGGCGGGTGACGACACCCTGCTGCGCGACAGCTACGGCCAGACCGGCATCCGGTTGGGCTCCGACCTGAAGGTCGGCGCGCTGGGCAAACGCTTCCAGGTCGTCGGCAGGGGCAACGGGAACTCCTGGGGCCAGTCCGCCGAGCCGGTGGTCGACGTCACCAAGAGCTTCACGCTCACGGCCCGCGCCTACAGCTCCGCGACCAAGGGATCGCGGATCGTCATGAGCCAGGGCGACGGGGAGTCCTTCTCCTTCGAGCTGGGCGTCAACGAGGTGAAGGGCAAGAAGGCCTGGATCTTCCGTGTCCAGACGGGCGACAAGGGCGCGGCCGCGACCACGCGGACGGTGACGGCGGAGGGGCTGGAGGTCTTCAAGACGCCCACCCTGCTGATGGCCACGTACGACGCGGAGAAGAAGGCGATCGCCCTCTACGTGGACGGCAAGAAGGCCGGTGAGACCGAGGTGCCGCCCATCTGGCAGGCGCCCGGCCCGCTCCAGCTCGGCCGGTCCCGACACCACAACATCTGGACCGGGCCGTGGCAGGGCGGCCTGCACAACGTCAAGGTCTACGACATGGCGTTCACGGAGGAGCAGGCCGCCGGCTACAAGCAGGGCAAGCTCTCGCCGGCGCCGAAGCCGACCCACGGCTGGCTGCTCACCTGA